One segment of Hippopotamus amphibius kiboko isolate mHipAmp2 chromosome 4, mHipAmp2.hap2, whole genome shotgun sequence DNA contains the following:
- the LOC130851724 gene encoding aldo-keto reductase family 1 member C15-like isoform X1 yields the protein MDLKCGRSVKLSDGHFMPVLGFGTLVPEGVPKSKAGEATKVAIDVGFRHIDAAYVYQNEEEVGKAIREKIADGTVKREDIFYTTKLWATFFRPELVRPALERSLKKLQLDYVDLFIIHVPIAMKSGEELLPKDANGEMILDTVDLLETWEALEKCKDAGLTKSIGVSNFNRKQLERILNKPGLKYKPVCNQVECHPYLNQSKLLEFCKSKDIVLVAYSALGSQRDSKWIDKDSPHVLEEPVLNAIAKRHNRSPAQIALRYHLQRGVVVLAKSFNEKRIKENFQVFDFELTPEDMKAIDGLNRNFRFFKLLFFADHPEYPYSEEY from the exons ATGGACCTGAAGTGTGGCCGTTCCGTGAAGCTGAGTGATGGGCACTTCATGCCGGTGCTTGGATTTGGTACTCTTGTTCCTGAAGGC GTCCCTAAGAGCAAGGCTGGTGAGGCCACAAAAGTGGCTATAGACGTGGGTTTCCGTCACATTGATGCAGCATACGTCTATCAAAACGAGGAGGAGGTTGGCAAAGCCATCCGAGAGAAGATTGCTGATGGTACCGTGAAGAGAGAGGACATATTCTACACCACCAAG CTCTGGGCTACTTTCTTTCGACCTGAATTGGTCCGACCAGCCCTGGAAAGGTCCCTGAAGAAACTCCAGCTGGACTACGTGGATCTCTTCATTATTCATGTGCCCATCGCCATGAAG TCTGGGGAGGAGCTTCTGCCAAAGGATGCCAATGGGGAAATGATTTTAGATACCGTGGACCTGCTTGAAACATGGGAG GCTCTGGAGAAGTGTAAAGATGCAGGTTTAACCAAGTCCATCGGGGTGTCCAACTTTAACCGCAAGCAGCTGGAGAGGATCCTGAACAAGCCGGGGCTCAAGTACAAGCCCGTCTGCAACCAG GTGGAATGTCACCCTTACCTCAACCAGAGCAAACTCTTGGAGTTCTGCAAGTCCAAGGATATCGTTCTTGTTGCCTACAGTGCTCTGGGATCCCAAAGAGACTCCAAATG GATAGACAAAGATAGCCCACATGTTTTGGAGGAGCCAGTCTTGAATGCTATCGCTAAGAGACACAACAGAAGCCCAGCCCAGATTGCCCTGCGCTACCACCTGCAGCGGGGGGTGGTGGTCCTGGCCAAGAGCTTCAACGAGAAGAGGATCAAGGAGAACTTCCAG gtttttGACTTTGAACTGACTCCAGAAGACATGAAAGCAATCGATGGCCTCAACAGAAATTTTCGATTTTTTAAGTTACTATT TTTCGCGGACCATCCTGAGTACCCCTATTCTGAAGAATATTGA
- the LOC130851724 gene encoding aldo-keto reductase family 1 member C15-like isoform X2, whose product MDLKCGRSVKLSDGHFMPVLGFGTLVPEGLWATFFRPELVRPALERSLKKLQLDYVDLFIIHVPIAMKSGEELLPKDANGEMILDTVDLLETWEALEKCKDAGLTKSIGVSNFNRKQLERILNKPGLKYKPVCNQVECHPYLNQSKLLEFCKSKDIVLVAYSALGSQRDSKWIDKDSPHVLEEPVLNAIAKRHNRSPAQIALRYHLQRGVVVLAKSFNEKRIKENFQVFDFELTPEDMKAIDGLNRNFRFFKLLFFADHPEYPYSEEY is encoded by the exons ATGGACCTGAAGTGTGGCCGTTCCGTGAAGCTGAGTGATGGGCACTTCATGCCGGTGCTTGGATTTGGTACTCTTGTTCCTGAAGGC CTCTGGGCTACTTTCTTTCGACCTGAATTGGTCCGACCAGCCCTGGAAAGGTCCCTGAAGAAACTCCAGCTGGACTACGTGGATCTCTTCATTATTCATGTGCCCATCGCCATGAAG TCTGGGGAGGAGCTTCTGCCAAAGGATGCCAATGGGGAAATGATTTTAGATACCGTGGACCTGCTTGAAACATGGGAG GCTCTGGAGAAGTGTAAAGATGCAGGTTTAACCAAGTCCATCGGGGTGTCCAACTTTAACCGCAAGCAGCTGGAGAGGATCCTGAACAAGCCGGGGCTCAAGTACAAGCCCGTCTGCAACCAG GTGGAATGTCACCCTTACCTCAACCAGAGCAAACTCTTGGAGTTCTGCAAGTCCAAGGATATCGTTCTTGTTGCCTACAGTGCTCTGGGATCCCAAAGAGACTCCAAATG GATAGACAAAGATAGCCCACATGTTTTGGAGGAGCCAGTCTTGAATGCTATCGCTAAGAGACACAACAGAAGCCCAGCCCAGATTGCCCTGCGCTACCACCTGCAGCGGGGGGTGGTGGTCCTGGCCAAGAGCTTCAACGAGAAGAGGATCAAGGAGAACTTCCAG gtttttGACTTTGAACTGACTCCAGAAGACATGAAAGCAATCGATGGCCTCAACAGAAATTTTCGATTTTTTAAGTTACTATT TTTCGCGGACCATCCTGAGTACCCCTATTCTGAAGAATATTGA